The window CACACGCATCTTTACTCTGTCCCTTGCTCAAGGCCTGTCCTTGGGTGTCGTCGGTCATTAGGACACTCAATCGGGGTCATCTTAGTAGGGGCACACATTAAGAGAGCACTTGGTACATGCCACGCACTGTTCTTGACAGTTTGCACgtttcctgcctcttccccagaGAGGAAGTGGGCTAGCAGCTGATTTCGATTGGACGACCCTTTAAAGTTTGGGCTGTGtagactcctcagcctcctgactcctCCTTCCTAGCTTTTCCCCAAGCCTGCCTGGCAGGGGACTTGGACTGTCACAGCCTCCCCCTGTTTTCCCTGACTCAGGGCTGCCTGCCGGCCTGGGGCTGACTGAGGGAGAAAGTGCTAATAAGACTGTAGCCTCCGAATTCCCCTCCTTACTGCCCACCGCACCCAAGCCGCTGCACATACatgctcacacccacacacactagCTCAGCTctgggaaatttttctttcagcttccaaGGCCCAGGTCAGGGCAGACTTCCCTGCACATGCATCGTGGAGAATTCAGCAGTGACGACCCCAACACCAGAGCCCCTCAAGCTCCAGGAAACTCACAGGCCACTGCCCTGAGCCAGGGAGGCGTCAcgcccagaggccctgcaccctccagtgagTCTTGTGGGTTTGGtggagtggaggggagaggggcggAGGAGGGCAGCTTCTAGCTCTGTCACTTCTGGGGGCTCAGCCTTGCTCCCAGGCTTCCCGGCCTAGCCAGGCAGCTCTTCCACGGGAAACGGGGTGTTGACAGTGCTGGGGTGGGATTTGTAGGTGGGGGTGATTTGTACCTCCACCCCAAACTCTGCCTCCAGAAGTACACTCTCAGCAGAGCAGAGCCTGTTATGTTAAGTCCTCTTCAACCACACTGTTCCTCCCAGgggctggctgtggctgcagccGGGCTAGCATCCAACCCAGAGCCACAATCCCAGGGGCCACAGGCTCAGGAGGGCTGACACTGGggaacaggaacagggaaggcaggcccagagagaaggtggcagctgctgggccgAGCAGGAGCCAGTGGCTGCCAGCAGAGGGAGATGCTGCCTCACTTTAGAGCCAGCTGGGCCCTTTgcacctccaggctgtgaggcttGGAAGCTGGATTCCGTGTTCTCTTTCAGGTGATCAGGAGCCACCTGTCCATGCCCCAAGACCGGAAAGGCAGCAGGAACCACCGGGAGCACAGGACTGTCCTGAGGTAATGCCTGGTCTGGCTCCCAGAAACCCAGGTCCTGACTAGATGGTGGGAACTGTGTCCAGGTTAAACTGACTTGTGTCTTGTCCCCTCCTTTACCCGCATCCCACACCCCAGGGAGAGAGGGCACCTCCTTTCCACTGAGGATTCCTTGATGATCTGGCCACTGGATGTGGGCGGTGGGGGATGTAAGGGCCACGGGTGAGTGGGAGGACgaggagagaggaggccagaATATGCTGATCATTTCTCTTCCTGTGGTGTCTGCTGCGCTAGTGTGCcgagctggagagagagatagaCGACCTTAAAGAGCGACTAGGTATGACGAACCCCTGgctcgggctggggcaggggctgggacagacctAGGTGTCTGCCTGTGGCTGCTGGAGACACGGGGCGGGGAAGGGCTCCAGGTGCCGCCGGCATCAGTGGGACTGATGTTCCCGAGGGGAGGAGAACCAAGCAGGCCTGGTCCTGGAGCCTCCTGTGCATTGACAGCTAGGGGTGAGCACGGATAGAAATATATCCGATGAGCTCTGTGTACACTTTGCCAAGGAATcccacagagctccttctcttagCACGATTAGCGCTACCTCgtgtatttccccctttccctgcctgGTATGGATTTTacgggttttgttgttgttttcttgcttctttgtccTTTGAACACGTTCTGAACGGTTCTGGGGTGCCCCAGTGTTGGTGAAAGACTGGTGTATTTTGTTCCCCTTTAGAGGACATTCCCAAGTGTaattcaggtggtgggtgggtgggtgggtcggtcccagggctgactggacaggggctgctgaggtTTCAGGTTGCAGGGCTAGGCAGGCTCCCCCTGGGACTGGGGGTGGGTTTCTGTATCCCTATGTCTGCTGTGCCCGGTTATGCCTCTCTGTTCCAGCGGCCATGGAGAGCATCCTTGAAAAGTTCCAGGCCATCTgaagtgagagagtgagtgtTACACATACCATACCTCTTCCTGCAAAACTGGTGGCTTCGCGGCACTGTGGCCGACCCTGACTCTGCTCTATTTGACAGGCTGAACCCAGCATCTTTCTACCAGAGTAGCAGCTGGTACCTCTGGAGCCCCGGAGCTGCGGCCAAGCTGGATCCCTCCGTTCCTTCTTCACCCGCGGCTTCCTCTCACCCcctgctcttgccctcacctcaCCCGAGTTTACGgcaaattatcaaattaaattagCTCTCATATTCGCATATTCTGTGGTCTGCCCTCTTTCCTGGGAGAAGGGGCGTcactgcagagggaaggggtgaGATTGCTCCTCGATTTtgcaggatttgaagccaggttaCCTGACACCCTGTGCTCTGCGCTGTCCCTGTGGGGCGTCCCGAccaggatctgggtggcagccctGCGCTCAGGCTCACCGTAGCGCCCTGAGTCTAGGCTCCTCCCCGGCCACATTAGGAGGCCCTGTTCATGGTCCCAACTAATGTCGTCTGATTTTGGGGTCCCAAGGTTCCCATGCTGCACCACTACCGGACCCTTCCCTTTAGCAGGAGCTAATCGACCTCCTCCCAGAGTTCccagccctctttcccttcctcacttGGTTCGCTGTCCTCGTTGGCCACTCTCGCCCTTCTTTTcggtcagcagcatccctggtctccgCCGTGGTTGATGCCCGGGGCCTTTCCCACGGGGTTATTGCAACAGGTGTTAAAGAGCAGGGATGCGCTGAGCCTCCCCCTCCGGAGCCCGGGCCTCCTTCTGGAGTCATTCTCTCCCTCTGGAGCtgccactcacacacacagctcGCCCGGAAACTGGCGCATCATCCTCACTTCCTCTTTAGCCCTCACCTTGGAAACTCAGTTACCAAATCCTGTCAGTTCTCCCCCGTTAGTTTCattggaggggtggagggaggagccaCATCTTGGGGCATGGTGGAGCGAAAGGGGGGCTGCAGGGGACATGGAAGAAGAGAGCAGGTTGGTCtctgggctgcaggtgggggaACTGAGTCCCTTCTGGTGCCTCGGGGCCAAGCTGGGGGAGTCTGCCCGCTGGCAGCTTGGACAGATGGCCTAGGGATCAGACCTTCCACGTCCGTCCCTCACGTCCTAGATGGACAATCGCCCCTTCTCCAGCCCGATGGGCTCCGCGGGCTCGACTTGGGCAAGACCAGTTAGTTTCCAGGGCACCTGTGTATGCTAGGTCTGAATGTCCTTGGACAGTCCCCGTCACATACCATCCGGGCACCCACATGCCACAGACTCTGCTGGACGCGATGTTTCCGTGTCCCAGCTAAATCTTCCAGACTGCCTCCCGAGGCCATATGAGGTCTGTCTGAGCTCCCTGTTCTGATGTCACCCTCACTGACAGCTGGGATCGCCTCCTTCCTTCAGCGAGGGTCCCGGGCTGGGCGGGCCTGACATTCAGAGGGACAGACTCCTGTGTGGGTGAGGTGAGTGCATGTTCCGCCAGCTCCCATCGCCCAGAGACTGGGTGGTCACCAGACAAAGAGGGCACAAGTGCAGAAACCATCCGGGGTTAGCGTGTGCAGGGAGGGatggtctgtctgtgtgtctgtctgcgtGCCTGTGGATCTAATCGGGGATGATCTCCCTGGAGGGAGAAAGACCTGGTTCAGGGAGCGGGGGCAGTGTGGTCAAGGATCCGTAAGGGATGAAAACAGCCAAAGCAAGGGTGGGATGTCCCTTTCAGAAGAGGTGTCCTTCAAGTCCGAAAAACACACAGGAGCGCACAGAGTGGGATGAGGTGGAAGGGGCCAAGCCCAGTGACGGGCACCAGGGCTCTGAGAGTGCTGCAGTCCCCGCAGCAGGCTCTTGATCCTGTGTGCGATGAATATGATGTCTCGAAAGTCCTGTGCGTGTGGGTGGCATGACAACATGAAGGCTGGCTACCTGGGAGTCGGTGGGACGTGCCTCCCCTGTGAAGCAAAGGGCTCCCGTGGGAGACTGCCACGTTGTGAGCTGACGGAGACACGGGTAGCATGGGCGCGGTGAGGATGGAAACTAGGGAAGAGGGACTGCCCTGGGAAATCTACTCAGCCGTGGTACCAGCCCTCCCCCTATTCCCACTCTGCCTCCCTTCTGTGCCGGCTGGTACGAGCTCAGGGAGACGGCCCATCACACGTGTGGTGGGACCATCACAGACCTCAGAGGCCGAAAGGAACATGAGTGGGGACTTAAACCATCCGCTTCAAACCCTCACTTGAGAGGGTGGGCTTGATTCCGCAGGCTGAGCCTTTGACCCTGACCCCAGTGGTTCTTTCGTAGAAGGAGAACAGAGCGGGCTGGCGTCTGGGTACAGACTCTGACATAGATTTTCAACTTGGGATCCTGACACCTACAGAGTCTAGACGGAGCGTGCTACAGTGAGTCTGAGCACTgggctgccacccagatcctggCCCAGGCACTGCATGGTAAGCTGGTGGAGCACAGGGTGCTAGGGTACCAGGCTTCAAATGCTGGAAAGTGGAGCAGGACCCCTACCCATCACCTCCCCCGCAATGACCCCTCGCCCCAGAAACCAGGCAGACCACGGAATGTGATAATACAAGACCTACATTAATCTGTTAATTTGCTGTAAGTTGGGCtgaggtgagggcaagagcagACAGCAAGAGGAATTGGtggcagaagaagaaacagagggacCCAGTTTGGTCgcagctcctgggctccaaaAGTACCAGCTGCTGGTCTGGTAGGAAGATGCTGGGTTCAACCCGTCAAacagagcagagtcagggtcGGGCCACAGCCCCCCAAAGCCACCACCTTTGCGGGAACAGGTATGGTATGTGTAACACTCACTCATTTCAAAGGTCCTGGAAGTTGTCAGAGAGGCACTGCACGGCCGCTGGAATAGAGACACATAACCAGGCACAGCAGACATAGGGATACAGAAACCAACCCCCTGTCCTCAGGGGGACCCGCCTAGCCCTGCAACCTGAAgcctcagcagcccctgtccagtcAGCCCTGGGACCGACCCACCCACCACCTCAACTACACGTGGGAATGTCTTCTAAACGGGAGCAAAATATACCAACCAGTGTTTCAACAATGGTGGGGCACCCCAGAACTGTTCAGAACGTGTTCCAAGGgcaaacaagcaaagaaataagaacaaaacccGTACAATCCATACgaagcagggaaagggggaaatacacGAGGTAGCCCTAAACGTGctaagagaaggagctctgtgggATTCCTTGCCAAAGTGTACAGGGAGCTCAGCCGATACATTTATATCCGTGCTCACCCCTGGCTGTCAATGCACAGaaggctccagggccaggcctgcttgCTTCTTCTCCCCACGGGAACATCTGTCCCACTGGTGCCCCCGGCACCTGCAGCCCATACCTGCCCCGTGTGCCCAGCATCTGCAGGAAGACACCTaggtctgtcccagcccctgccccagccccagcctgggatTCATCTTACCTAATCGCTCTTTCAGgtcgtctgtctctctctccagctcGGCACACTAGCACAGCAGACacgaaaggaagagaaatgatcacCATATTCTGGGCTCCAATCTCATCGTCCTCCCTTTTGCCTGTGGCCCTTCCATCCCCCACCGCCCACAGCTCAGTGGCCAGATCATCAAGGAATCCACAGTGGAAAGCAGGTGCCCTCTCTCCGTGGGGTGCGGGATGCGGGTGAGGAGGGGACAAAACACGTCAGTTTAACCTGGACACAGTTCCCACCATCTAGTCAGGACCTCCGTTTCCAGGAGCCAGACCAGGCATTACCCGAAGACAGCCCTGTGCTCCCAGTGGTTCCTGTTGCCTTTCTGGTCTTGGGGCATGGACAGGTGGCTCCTGGTCACCTGAAAGAGAACACGGAATCCAGCTTCCaagcctcacagcctggaggtgcAAAGGGCCCAGCTGGCTCTAAAGTGAGGCAGCATCACCATCTGCTGGTGGCCACTGGCTCCTGCTCAGTCCGGCGGctcccaccttctctctgggcctgccttccctgttcctgttccTCAGTGTCAGCCCACCTGAACCTGTGGCTGCTGGCATTGTGGCTCTCGGTTGGATGCTagcacagctgcagccacagccagcccCTGGGAGGAACAGTGCGGTTGAACAGGACTTAACATAAAAGGCTCGAGTGTACTTTTGGAGGCAGAGTTTGGGGTGGTGCTACaaatcacccccaccccacaaatCGCACCCCAGCACTATGTGTAACCCGTTTCCTGTGGTAGAGCTTCCTGGGTAGCCAGGGAATCCTGGGAGCAAGGCTGAGCCCCgagaagtgacagagccagaggctgccctcctccacccctctcccctccactcctACCAAACCCACAAGGCTCACTGGAGGGTGCAAGGCCTCTGGGCCTGACACCTCCCTGACTCAAGGCCGTGGCCTCTGAGTTTTCTCAAACTTCGTGGGCCCTGGTTTCGGGTCGCCACTGCTGAATTCTCCATGATACATGGCATTGGCATTGGAAGctgaaacaaatatttctcagAGCTGAGTTAgggtgtgtgggtgtgagcatttatgtgcaggggctggggtgaggtgggCAGGAAAGAGGGGAATTTGGCGGCTATAATCTTGTTAACACTTTCTCCCTCACTCAGCGCCAGGCAGGCAGGCTGCCCTGAGCCAGGGAAAACAGGGGATGCTGGGACAGTCCAGGCCCCCTGCCAGGAAGGCTTGGGGAACAGCTAGGAAGGAGGAGTCAGGAGGCTCAAGAGTCTACACTCCCAAGCTTTGCAGACAAACTTTAAAGGGTCTTCCGATCCAAATCAGGTGCCagcccagctcttccctggggaGGATGCAGGAAACCGGCAAAGTGtcaggaacagtgcctggcatgttccAAGTGCTCTCTTAATGTGTGCCCTAACTAAGATGACGCCGATTCGGTGTCGTAATGACCGACGACTCCCCAGTACAGGCCTTGAGCAAGGCACAGAGTAAAGATGCCTGAGCcggggaggggaagtgtggggagacaggaggaggatggcCCACTCACTTGGGACTTTCGGACTGGATGGCTATTTGGGTCATTATCGTCTCTGCCCACAGGCTGGGACTGCTTTACCTTCCTGGCCACAGATTTCTTCCCCCCGCTGCTGTGCTTGGACTGTTTGGAATGGCATGtggttggaatcatatagtgttTAGCCTTCCcacattggcttctttcacttaatgatatgcatttaagtttcctccatgtcttttcatagcttgatagctCACTTGTTTTTAGCACCAGATAACATTCCACTGTCTGGGGGTACTAtagttcatttatccattcacctaccaaAGGACGTTGCCGTTCCTTCCCAGTGTCGGCAATTGTGAATAAAAGTACCATAAACTTCCATATGCATATTTTTGGTGCATAGGTTTTCAGTTCACTTGCGTAAATTCTGAGGAACATACTTGCTGGATTGCATTGTAGGAGTATGTTTAGTGTcgtgagaaactgccaaactgtct of the Lemur catta isolate mLemCat1 chromosome X, mLemCat1.pri, whole genome shotgun sequence genome contains:
- the LOC123628718 gene encoding uncharacterized protein CXorf49-like, yielding MHRGEFSSDDPNTRAPQAPGNSQATALSQGGVTPRGPAPSSDQEPPVHAPRPERQQEPPGAQDCPECAELEREIDDLKERLAAMESILEKFQAI